One window from the genome of Jeotgalibaca sp. MA1X17-3 encodes:
- a CDS encoding adaptor protein MecA encodes MEMENINENTIRVLIENSDLEERGITFLDLLGNQKQIENFFYSILEEVDVDDQFHETDAITFQVLPNGNGLELFISKGHGEDLDSFEGEDSALEHVIDYMKKQSQLSEKDKKLNKDENDLGPLEIMLKFSDFEYFLEVSKRFFLESGLSTLYYYEEAYYLSIVFFIDKMTETNLENEIAIALEFAEESDIATEVLGEYGKVIMKGNALETARHFFK; translated from the coding sequence ATGGAAATGGAAAATATTAACGAAAATACAATCCGTGTTTTGATTGAGAATTCAGATTTAGAAGAACGAGGGATTACCTTTTTAGATCTTTTGGGGAATCAAAAGCAGATTGAAAACTTCTTTTATAGTATTTTAGAAGAGGTAGACGTTGATGATCAATTTCACGAAACAGATGCAATTACTTTTCAAGTACTGCCGAATGGAAATGGACTGGAATTGTTCATCAGTAAAGGTCATGGTGAAGACCTCGACTCCTTTGAAGGAGAAGATAGTGCTTTAGAACATGTTATTGATTATATGAAAAAGCAATCACAGTTAAGTGAAAAAGATAAAAAGTTGAATAAAGATGAAAATGACTTAGGTCCTTTAGAAATTATGTTGAAATTCTCTGATTTTGAATACTTCTTAGAAGTATCCAAGAGATTCTTTTTAGAAAGTGGGTTATCTACACTTTATTACTATGAGGAAGCATATTATCTTTCTATTGTATTCTTTATAGACAAAATGACAGAGACGAATTTAGAAAATGAAATTGCGATAGCACTTGAATTTGCTGAAGAGTCAGACATTGCAACAGAAGTCTTAGGAGAATACGGAAAAGTGATCATGAAGGGAAATGCGTTAGAAACAGCGCGACACTTCTTTAAGTAA
- a CDS encoding IS3 family transposase: protein MAGDGERCFKKAPKDRWESQISGVRQEAEYLTIEELKHKYPITHLCDILGIARSSYYKWLKREPSEAELKRLKLMRAIKEIHEAFGGIYGYRRMTIFLNFFRRAEVNHKCIHRLMKIMGIAAVIRRKRKNYVPHKAVHVAENLLNRQFHAEHPMEKLLTDVTEFRLTNGTKRYLSAIYDLGSKKIVAYKTSHRNDNPLVLDTLKQILGDIKPETTLIHSDRGSQYTSHAFNQTIKNHEIIHSMSRVSKCIDNGPMEGFWGTLKVEMFNLDTFDTSAYLDQKIKAYIAFFNNERVTLNMGLTIPTEEKILQMIA, encoded by the coding sequence ATGGCTGGAGATGGAGAACGATGCTTTAAAAAAGCGCCGAAAGATCGCTGGGAGTCTCAAATCTCAGGAGTCAGACAAGAAGCGGAATATCTGACTATTGAAGAATTAAAGCATAAATATCCGATTACCCATCTTTGCGATATACTGGGCATTGCCAGATCGAGCTATTACAAATGGCTGAAACGTGAGCCTTCAGAAGCCGAATTGAAGCGCCTAAAATTAATGCGAGCGATTAAAGAGATCCATGAGGCTTTTGGAGGAATTTACGGCTACCGGAGAATGACCATCTTTCTAAACTTCTTTAGAAGAGCAGAAGTGAATCACAAATGTATCCATCGCTTAATGAAAATCATGGGGATAGCAGCAGTCATCCGTCGGAAGAGAAAGAACTATGTGCCACACAAGGCCGTACATGTAGCGGAGAATCTGTTAAACCGTCAGTTCCACGCAGAGCATCCCATGGAGAAGTTACTGACTGATGTCACGGAGTTTCGGTTGACCAACGGGACGAAACGTTACCTGAGCGCCATTTATGACCTTGGGTCAAAGAAAATCGTGGCTTATAAAACCAGTCACCGCAATGACAACCCGTTAGTACTGGATACACTAAAGCAGATTTTGGGTGATATAAAGCCTGAAACCACCCTGATCCATAGCGACCGCGGTTCCCAGTACACCTCCCATGCTTTTAACCAGACGATTAAAAATCACGAGATCATCCATAGTATGTCCCGCGTCTCGAAATGTATTGACAACGGCCCTATGGAAGGCTTTTGGGGTACGCTCAAGGTGGAGATGTTTAACCTGGATACGTTTGACACATCAGCGTACTTAGACCAGAAAATCAAGGCATACATCGCGTTCTTCAATAATGAACGCGTCACTTTGAATATGGGGTTAACGATTCCTACGGAAGAGAAGATTCTACAAATGATTGCATAA
- the spxA gene encoding transcriptional regulator SpxA, protein MVTLYTSPSCTSCRKARAWLEENDISYSERNIFSEPLTEVEIKGILKMTEEGTEEIISTRSKAFQQMNVDLDDLPLNTLFKLIQENPGLLRRPIILDEKRLQVGYNEDEIRRFLPREVRAIELQRAQELANFY, encoded by the coding sequence ATGGTAACTCTATATACTTCACCAAGCTGTACTTCTTGCCGTAAAGCTCGCGCATGGCTAGAAGAAAACGATATATCTTATTCAGAGCGCAACATTTTTTCTGAACCTTTAACCGAGGTAGAAATTAAAGGAATCTTAAAAATGACTGAAGAAGGAACTGAAGAAATCATTTCGACTCGTTCAAAAGCATTTCAACAAATGAATGTGGATCTCGATGATTTGCCTTTGAATACATTATTCAAACTAATCCAAGAGAATCCAGGACTTTTACGTCGTCCAATCATCCTTGATGAGAAGAGATTGCAAGTTGGTTATAATGAAGATGAAATTCGTAGATTCTTGCCAAGAGAAGTACGAGCGATTGAACTTCAAAGAGCTCAAGAATTAGCAAATTTCTATTAA
- the pepF gene encoding oligoendopeptidase F, with the protein MAEVKQNLKRNEVPESMTWDLSVIYKSDEAFETDLKAVSELGKEMKKLQGSIGESSDALLEGLKTLLNVNQKLERVYVYSHLKNDQDTANSHYQTLHDKAVAVLTQVSEASSWFQPEVLAIPEETLQEYLKENEELGAFEHLLDSLTAQREHVLSAREEELLAGASELFSAPSRTFSVLNNADLEFPNVKDEDGNEVKLTHGLFGKLMESSNREVREEAFKTLYKTYEGLKNTFATTLSTHVKSHNYQARVRNYSSAREAALSGNQIPEKVYDTLLEVVNDHLPLLHRYVDLRKKLLDVDQLHMYDMYTPLTGKAPIEYTIEEAQAETLKALEPLGEEYQQVLKEAFSNRWVDWLENDGKRSGAYSSGSYDTNPYILMNWQDSLNHLYTLVHELGHSVHSYHTRNSQPYAYGDYSIFLAEIASTTNENILTDYLLKTQTDPKVRIYVLNHYLDGFKGTIFRQTQFAEFEHYIHQQAQEGVPLTQEFMTNYYGDLNARYYGPSVEKDPEIALEWSRIPHFYYNYYVYQYATGFSAATALSKRILDGEEGALDKYLTYLKSGSSAYPIDVMKKAGVDMTASAYLKDAMKVFESRLNELEELISKTK; encoded by the coding sequence ATGGCCGAAGTAAAACAGAATTTAAAAAGAAATGAAGTTCCTGAATCAATGACATGGGATTTAAGTGTAATTTATAAGTCTGACGAGGCATTTGAAACGGATTTAAAGGCTGTCAGTGAATTAGGAAAAGAAATGAAAAAACTACAAGGTAGCATCGGGGAAAGTAGCGATGCTCTTTTAGAGGGGCTCAAAACATTATTAAATGTGAATCAAAAATTAGAACGTGTTTATGTGTATTCACACTTAAAAAATGATCAAGATACTGCGAATAGTCACTATCAAACACTTCATGACAAAGCAGTTGCTGTTTTAACACAAGTGAGTGAAGCTTCTTCGTGGTTCCAACCTGAAGTATTGGCAATTCCAGAAGAAACCTTGCAAGAGTATTTAAAAGAAAATGAAGAATTGGGTGCATTTGAGCACTTACTGGATAGTCTTACTGCTCAAAGAGAACACGTATTAAGTGCACGTGAAGAAGAGTTACTTGCAGGTGCATCTGAATTATTTTCAGCACCAAGTCGTACATTCTCTGTTTTGAACAATGCCGACCTTGAATTTCCAAATGTAAAAGACGAAGACGGAAATGAAGTAAAATTAACACATGGTTTATTTGGTAAGCTGATGGAAAGTTCTAATCGGGAAGTACGAGAAGAAGCTTTTAAAACCCTTTATAAGACATATGAAGGGTTAAAAAATACATTTGCAACTACTCTATCTACTCATGTTAAGTCACATAACTATCAAGCTCGCGTAAGAAATTATAGTTCTGCAAGAGAAGCAGCGTTGTCTGGAAACCAAATACCAGAAAAAGTATATGATACTTTGTTGGAAGTTGTGAATGATCATTTACCTCTTCTTCATCGGTATGTTGATTTGCGTAAAAAACTATTGGATGTAGACCAATTGCACATGTATGATATGTACACACCGCTAACTGGTAAAGCTCCGATTGAATATACAATTGAAGAAGCACAAGCAGAAACCTTAAAGGCTTTGGAACCATTAGGGGAAGAATACCAACAAGTATTGAAAGAAGCTTTTTCAAATCGTTGGGTTGACTGGTTAGAAAACGATGGAAAAAGAAGTGGAGCCTATTCTTCTGGTTCTTATGATACGAACCCATATATCTTGATGAACTGGCAAGATTCTTTAAATCATCTATATACACTAGTACATGAATTAGGGCATAGTGTACACAGTTATCATACTCGAAATAGTCAACCATATGCATATGGAGATTATTCTATATTCTTAGCAGAAATTGCTTCAACTACGAACGAGAATATCTTAACGGACTATTTGTTAAAAACTCAAACAGATCCTAAAGTAAGAATCTACGTATTGAATCATTATCTTGATGGATTCAAAGGAACTATTTTCCGCCAAACACAGTTTGCAGAATTTGAACATTATATCCATCAACAAGCTCAAGAAGGAGTTCCATTGACGCAAGAATTTATGACTAACTATTATGGAGACTTAAATGCACGCTATTATGGACCAAGTGTTGAAAAAGACCCTGAAATTGCTTTGGAATGGTCTCGTATTCCTCATTTCTATTACAATTATTATGTGTATCAATATGCAACGGGCTTTTCTGCAGCAACGGCTTTATCTAAACGGATTTTAGATGGAGAAGAGGGTGCACTTGATAAGTATCTGACCTATCTTAAGTCAGGTAGCAGTGCGTATCCAATTGATGTAATGAAAAAAGCAGGCGTTGATATGACTGCATCAGCTTATTTGAAAGATGCAATGAAAGTCTTTGAATCTCGCTTGAATGAACTAGAGGAATTAATTTCTAAAACTAAATAA
- a CDS encoding competence protein CoiA gives MLYAELQNGKRINAIEYSVELENSKGIQVDSTFFCPGCKERIFLKNGKQKLAHFSHYRESDCHSFSEGETHAHLTGKIKLWEWCKSQGLSVEMEAWLPTLQQRPDLLVTLTESKKIAIEYQCSPISLKKLKERTEGYRSIGYEVLWICGVDYIPSTRLKDKQTNFFIWSENFGCCLTCLDSHKGLLLRYRDFTFNQWDQLEYLVEKEPLEKLNFIEFWEECTGERIKKEQFLTTRKSQTRKMMKPSEKIFLLYRKDESHRAFLERVYLNRQTVQGLPDLLFTYPIKSVYWQTPGYIWKYAFLFMLQDLEQDGIVNTEMIFYFLSRVKKIRSSKYDRWVLF, from the coding sequence GTGCTCTATGCAGAATTACAAAATGGTAAAAGAATAAATGCTATTGAATATAGCGTAGAACTTGAAAATTCAAAAGGTATACAAGTAGATTCTACCTTTTTTTGTCCAGGATGTAAGGAGAGAATATTTCTTAAAAATGGAAAGCAAAAGCTTGCTCATTTTTCTCATTATCGAGAGTCAGATTGTCATTCTTTTTCAGAAGGAGAGACACATGCTCACTTAACAGGAAAAATAAAACTATGGGAATGGTGTAAAAGCCAAGGTTTGTCTGTAGAGATGGAGGCGTGGTTGCCAACACTTCAACAACGACCTGATTTACTAGTCACACTCACTGAGAGTAAAAAAATTGCTATAGAATATCAGTGTAGCCCTATCTCCTTAAAAAAATTGAAAGAGCGTACGGAAGGATACCGTTCGATTGGGTATGAAGTGTTGTGGATTTGCGGGGTAGATTATATCCCTAGTACTCGGCTAAAGGATAAGCAAACTAATTTTTTTATATGGTCAGAAAATTTTGGCTGTTGTCTAACGTGTCTGGATAGCCACAAAGGGTTGTTATTACGTTATCGAGATTTTACTTTTAATCAATGGGATCAATTGGAATATCTAGTTGAAAAAGAGCCGCTAGAAAAACTAAATTTCATTGAGTTTTGGGAAGAGTGTACAGGAGAGAGGATAAAGAAAGAACAATTTTTAACAACCAGGAAGAGTCAAACACGAAAAATGATGAAGCCCTCAGAAAAAATATTTCTTCTTTATAGAAAAGATGAATCTCATAGAGCATTCCTGGAAAGAGTTTACTTAAACAGACAAACCGTACAGGGGTTGCCCGATCTTTTATTTACTTATCCGATAAAGTCAGTTTATTGGCAGACACCGGGATATATTTGGAAATATGCCTTTCTCTTTATGCTGCAAGATTTGGAGCAAGATGGAATAGTAAATACCGAGATGATTTTTTATTTTTTAAGCAGAGTAAAGAAAATCAGATCATCAAAGTACGACCGATGGGTTTTGTTCTAG
- a CDS encoding NAD kinase, translated as MRVAVVHNDSKPSVELAKEFFKKCKKAYIQIDEENPQLVVTIGGDGTLLSAFHKYQHLLNTVRFVGIHTGHLGFYTDWRDYELDELFESLKRDEGESVSYPLLDVRVEYENEKESETFIALNEAVLKKFDGTMVCEIFVKGELFETFRGDGVCVSTPTGSTGISKSLGGAVIHPRTEAIQLTEMASLNNRVYRTLSSPMIIAKDEWIVIKPIQGDGLILSVDNLTFPNRKIKKIIYRIARERVHFARYRHTHFWNRVENSFIGALNRDEKNFQEHS; from the coding sequence GTGAGAGTAGCAGTGGTTCATAATGATAGCAAACCTTCTGTTGAGTTGGCAAAAGAATTTTTTAAAAAATGTAAAAAAGCGTACATTCAAATTGATGAAGAAAACCCTCAACTAGTCGTTACGATTGGTGGAGATGGCACGTTGTTGTCTGCTTTTCATAAATACCAACATCTTCTCAACACAGTTCGATTTGTAGGGATCCATACAGGTCACTTGGGATTCTATACGGATTGGCGTGATTACGAACTAGATGAGTTATTTGAAAGTTTAAAGCGTGACGAAGGTGAAAGTGTTAGCTATCCATTATTAGATGTGAGAGTTGAATATGAAAATGAAAAAGAATCAGAAACATTCATTGCATTGAATGAAGCGGTATTAAAAAAGTTTGATGGAACGATGGTCTGTGAAATTTTTGTTAAGGGTGAGCTGTTTGAAACGTTTCGAGGAGATGGTGTTTGTGTGTCTACTCCAACAGGCTCTACGGGGATCAGCAAGTCCTTAGGTGGTGCGGTTATTCACCCAAGGACGGAAGCTATTCAGTTAACAGAAATGGCATCTCTCAATAATCGTGTGTATCGTACTCTTAGTTCTCCTATGATTATTGCAAAAGATGAATGGATTGTCATTAAACCGATTCAAGGAGATGGCCTCATTCTTTCCGTTGATAATCTTACTTTTCCGAATAGGAAAATAAAGAAAATTATTTACCGAATTGCTAGAGAGCGAGTACATTTTGCTCGTTACCGCCATACACATTTTTGGAATCGTGTTGAGAATTCATTTATTGGAGCATTGAATCGTGATGAAAAGAATTTTCAAGAGCATTCATAA
- a CDS encoding RluA family pseudouridine synthase, translating into MIYEWKYEGEQQRLLKNFLREQGISKKLLAKIKYHGGTIWLNGEERNVLAHMQKGDHVKILIPDEGEHETTVPVYIPIEILYEDQHFLIVNKPSGVASIPSRQHPHLSMANRVKGYYKTQNYVDQVIHIVTRLDRDTTGAMLFAKSGYVHSQMDKMIRNKTIDKMYTAVLSSPGSLEEVHGVIDAPIGRTDDSIITRMVREGGKEALTEYWIKEKYQEGIVASVKLHTGRTHQIRVHFTHMGAPLLGDDLYGGTLDPVMQRQALHCTKLSFVDPFTEKLVTVEAPFPEDFKEWIIKQEKQGGRDSE; encoded by the coding sequence GTGATTTATGAATGGAAGTACGAAGGCGAGCAACAAAGACTACTAAAAAACTTTTTAAGGGAACAAGGAATCTCGAAAAAATTATTAGCTAAAATAAAATATCATGGCGGTACTATATGGCTAAATGGTGAAGAAAGAAATGTCTTGGCCCATATGCAAAAAGGAGACCATGTAAAAATACTGATTCCTGATGAAGGAGAGCATGAAACCACTGTTCCCGTATATATTCCTATTGAAATTCTATATGAAGATCAACATTTTCTAATTGTGAATAAACCTTCGGGTGTTGCATCCATTCCCTCTCGGCAACATCCTCACTTGTCAATGGCTAATCGAGTAAAAGGGTATTACAAGACTCAAAACTATGTGGACCAAGTGATTCATATCGTTACTCGATTAGATCGGGATACGACAGGAGCGATGCTTTTTGCTAAAAGTGGCTATGTACATTCACAGATGGATAAGATGATTCGCAATAAAACCATTGATAAAATGTATACGGCAGTTCTTTCTAGTCCAGGTAGCTTAGAAGAAGTGCATGGGGTCATTGATGCCCCTATCGGAAGGACAGATGATTCGATTATTACTCGCATGGTACGAGAAGGTGGTAAAGAAGCCCTAACGGAATACTGGATAAAAGAGAAATATCAAGAAGGAATTGTAGCAAGTGTTAAATTGCACACGGGGAGAACCCATCAAATACGGGTACATTTCACTCATATGGGAGCTCCTTTGCTAGGAGATGACTTATACGGTGGTACGTTGGATCCCGTTATGCAACGTCAAGCTTTGCACTGTACGAAACTTTCTTTTGTTGATCCCTTTACCGAAAAATTAGTGACGGTTGAGGCTCCATTTCCAGAAGATTTTAAAGAATGGATCATCAAACAAGAAAAACAAGGAGGAAGAGATAGTGAGTGA
- a CDS encoding NAD(P)-dependent oxidoreductase: MNENKTVLFNQELKEEQMKSLKEIFSEYQVSTDYHDVSDLENVEVIFHWNKKMTELWKQGKFPKLKWVQVISAGVNSVPLSDFREKGVILTNASGIHKYTISEHVIGILLYQMRSLSKVVENQENKDWNQDVSIQQLYGKTMIIVGAGQIGRQLGKLAKVFGMKTIGVNRSGNEIEETDQTITQERLKEVLGEGDIIVSILPQTPETINYFSKDLFEKMKKGVQFVNVGRGTSVVEEDLLEALNNGTVSFAALDVFQTEPLNESSPLWDHENILITPHISGSVEHFRDALFAVMEPNAISYVTEGKVSVNKISYERNY; the protein is encoded by the coding sequence TTGAATGAAAATAAAACGGTCTTATTCAACCAAGAACTAAAAGAAGAACAAATGAAAAGTCTAAAAGAAATTTTTTCAGAATATCAAGTTTCTACAGATTATCATGATGTCTCTGATTTGGAAAACGTAGAAGTCATCTTTCATTGGAATAAAAAAATGACTGAGTTATGGAAACAGGGTAAATTTCCTAAACTTAAATGGGTACAAGTAATTTCAGCGGGGGTCAATTCAGTTCCTCTTTCTGATTTTCGTGAAAAAGGGGTTATTCTTACAAATGCTTCTGGTATTCATAAATACACCATTAGTGAGCATGTAATCGGAATACTTCTTTATCAGATGCGTAGCCTATCAAAAGTAGTGGAAAACCAAGAAAATAAAGATTGGAATCAAGATGTATCGATCCAACAACTGTATGGTAAAACAATGATTATTGTTGGAGCGGGGCAAATTGGGAGACAGCTTGGTAAATTAGCAAAAGTTTTTGGTATGAAGACGATAGGTGTTAATCGTAGTGGTAATGAAATTGAAGAAACGGATCAGACGATTACACAAGAACGCTTGAAAGAAGTTCTTGGTGAAGGTGATATTATCGTAAGCATCTTGCCTCAAACACCTGAAACAATAAATTATTTTTCTAAAGATCTTTTTGAAAAAATGAAAAAGGGAGTTCAATTTGTTAACGTTGGACGAGGAACTTCTGTAGTAGAAGAAGATTTACTTGAAGCGTTAAATAATGGAACGGTATCGTTTGCAGCTTTAGATGTTTTTCAAACAGAGCCCTTGAATGAGTCAAGTCCCTTATGGGATCATGAGAACATATTGATCACGCCACATATTTCTGGATCCGTTGAACATTTTAGGGATGCATTGTTTGCTGTTATGGAGCCGAATGCGATATCCTATGTTACAGAAGGAAAAGTAAGCGTAAATAAAATTAGTTATGAAAGAAATTACTAA
- a CDS encoding helix-turn-helix domain-containing protein, producing the protein MARKHTEAELLHFIGLHLKGVPYQTLVDQHHLKLSNTTFMNYVHRYQDHGMEGIRYQKNYRSYSKEFKQKIVAEYLQTGYGFSYLAIKYNIPSKITVNKWVNRYTEGKENETYSPKSEVYHMTGIKKTYEEKLKIVEDYIDNRLTYQEAAEKNQVSYNNIYSWVNKYKKHGPKGLEDNRGRGKPTEIQTAEERLKAEVETLKARNKWLEMENDALKKRRKIAGSLKSQESDKKRNI; encoded by the coding sequence ATGGCTAGAAAACATACCGAGGCAGAACTGTTACATTTCATTGGTTTACACCTGAAGGGTGTTCCTTATCAAACGCTTGTCGATCAGCACCATCTAAAACTATCTAACACCACTTTTATGAATTATGTCCATCGGTACCAGGACCATGGCATGGAAGGGATCCGCTACCAAAAGAATTACCGCAGTTATTCGAAAGAATTCAAGCAGAAAATTGTGGCTGAATATCTACAGACGGGTTACGGCTTTTCATACTTAGCCATTAAATATAACATTCCGTCGAAAATAACGGTAAATAAATGGGTAAACCGGTATACTGAAGGAAAAGAGAATGAGACGTATTCTCCGAAATCTGAGGTGTACCACATGACGGGTATCAAAAAAACATATGAAGAAAAATTAAAAATTGTAGAAGACTACATCGACAATCGCCTGACTTATCAGGAAGCAGCGGAGAAAAACCAGGTAAGTTACAATAACATTTATTCCTGGGTGAACAAATACAAAAAGCATGGACCGAAAGGTCTGGAAGACAACCGGGGCCGCGGGAAGCCCACAGAAATTCAAACAGCGGAAGAACGTTTGAAAGCAGAAGTAGAGACACTCAAAGCTAGAAACAAATGGCTGGAGATGGAGAACGATGCTTTAAAAAAGCGCCGAAAGATCGCTGGGAGTCTCAAATCTCAGGAGTCAGACAAGAAGCGGAATATCTGA
- a CDS encoding CYTH domain-containing protein, which yields MSQQIEKEFKNLLTKEEYEELLANLQLNENEAIQQTNIYFDTTTQQLKNQNMGLRIRLFDDYGELTLKSPISENEQLETTDELNLETATVMADKGIITLEGHVADKLAEFGIKISELEPIGKLSTLRYTFPGEGGMYFLDESYYQDQKDYELEFETEDVESGKFQFEQFLAKHQIKKRKAIKKIARMLNYPNK from the coding sequence TTGAGTCAACAAATTGAAAAAGAATTCAAAAACCTACTAACTAAAGAAGAATATGAAGAATTACTAGCAAATCTTCAATTAAACGAAAACGAAGCCATTCAACAAACGAATATTTACTTTGACACGACTACTCAACAGTTGAAGAATCAAAACATGGGTCTTCGGATTCGCCTTTTTGATGACTATGGTGAATTAACATTAAAATCTCCTATCTCTGAAAATGAACAATTAGAAACAACTGATGAACTAAATTTAGAAACTGCTACAGTAATGGCAGATAAGGGAATCATAACTCTAGAGGGCCATGTGGCTGATAAATTAGCTGAGTTCGGGATAAAGATTAGTGAACTAGAACCTATAGGAAAACTCTCTACCCTTCGATATACCTTTCCAGGTGAAGGAGGAATGTATTTTTTAGATGAGAGCTACTACCAAGATCAAAAGGACTATGAACTAGAATTTGAAACAGAAGATGTGGAAAGTGGGAAATTTCAATTCGAACAATTTCTTGCGAAGCATCAAATTAAAAAAAGAAAAGCTATAAAAAAAATAGCAAGAATGCTGAATTATCCTAATAAGTAA
- a CDS encoding GTP pyrophosphokinase family protein, translating into MKNEPITDWNAFLAPYGQAVEELKVKLKGIRKQYRENNNHAPIEFITGRVKTKESVLEKAEIREISLDRLEEDIQDIAGIRIMCQFVEDIHEVVKLLHARKDFEIVIERDYVTNKKESGYRSYHMVVEYPVQRGMDVKKVLCEIQIRTLAMNFWATIEHSLNYKYRGEYPEELHARLIRAAEAASLLDKEMSEIREEVKEAQVYFADKKKN; encoded by the coding sequence ATGAAAAATGAACCTATTACAGATTGGAATGCATTTCTAGCACCTTACGGACAAGCTGTAGAAGAGTTGAAGGTAAAGCTAAAAGGAATTCGCAAACAATATCGGGAGAACAATAATCACGCTCCTATTGAATTCATTACAGGTAGGGTAAAAACAAAAGAAAGTGTTTTAGAAAAAGCTGAAATACGTGAAATTTCTCTAGATCGATTGGAAGAAGATATCCAAGACATTGCCGGTATTAGGATTATGTGCCAGTTTGTTGAGGATATTCATGAAGTAGTGAAGTTATTACATGCCCGTAAAGACTTTGAAATTGTTATTGAACGGGATTACGTAACGAATAAAAAAGAAAGCGGATACCGTTCTTACCACATGGTAGTGGAGTATCCAGTTCAACGTGGAATGGATGTAAAAAAAGTACTTTGTGAAATACAAATACGTACTTTAGCTATGAATTTTTGGGCAACTATTGAGCACTCTCTAAACTACAAATATCGTGGGGAGTACCCAGAAGAACTTCATGCCCGCTTAATTCGTGCTGCAGAAGCTGCCTCGTTATTAGATAAAGAAATGTCTGAAATTCGAGAAGAAGTAAAAGAAGCGCAAGTATATTTTGCGGACAAAAAGAAAAATTAG
- a CDS encoding DsbA family protein codes for MYRQQKKNATPISSSQQIYELYLFVNPIGLKCYRTEQEVLRFIEDREDIKIHFRFITFHNFNTVTQYMKRLNLPPNNLQLRNQMYHSIYDASLAYKAALMQGKKRGRNFLLLLQKELTTNPREYGNDLLREVAIDARLDVEMFFEDKKSGFVKSSYEADQHIAQEMNIQCNPSLVIFDNYNQQYGVLLEDTITYDLIEEAFNHSDALSKSKDLLLMNENVRMIGKEYLRVIK; via the coding sequence ATGTATAGACAACAAAAGAAAAATGCCACTCCCATCTCTTCATCACAACAGATCTATGAACTGTATTTATTTGTAAATCCAATCGGTCTTAAGTGTTATCGTACCGAGCAGGAAGTTTTACGATTCATAGAAGATAGGGAAGATATTAAGATTCATTTTCGTTTTATAACTTTCCATAACTTCAATACTGTAACTCAATATATGAAGAGATTGAATCTCCCACCTAATAACTTACAATTAAGAAACCAAATGTACCATTCGATTTATGATGCCTCTTTGGCTTATAAAGCAGCTCTCATGCAAGGTAAAAAACGTGGAAGAAACTTCTTGTTACTATTGCAAAAAGAACTAACTACAAACCCCCGAGAATACGGGAATGATTTACTTAGAGAAGTAGCAATTGATGCAAGATTAGATGTAGAAATGTTTTTTGAAGATAAAAAGTCTGGTTTCGTTAAGAGCAGTTATGAGGCGGATCAACACATTGCACAAGAAATGAATATTCAATGTAATCCTTCCTTAGTTATTTTTGATAACTATAATCAACAATACGGAGTTTTACTTGAAGATACGATTACATATGATTTAATCGAGGAAGCCTTTAATCATTCAGATGCATTATCTAAAAGTAAAGACTTATTGCTTATGAATGAAAATGTTCGAATGATTGGAAAAGAATATCTTCGTGTAATTAAATAA